A portion of the Oxynema aestuarii AP17 genome contains these proteins:
- a CDS encoding type IV pilus modification PilV family protein: protein MLDISQKGSERGLTLMESLAAIVIFGIAITAITPPLMMAMAARVRAHRAEQALQIAQSEIDRVRLLMEKGNSGLPSAEFVDLLPPASGAATSNEVAAPTAVESDCTTLADSTNTACAVDIENDGTDDFVIQTFRTHSCESENSQGERIPLGFRMGVRVYTKSSFDAHSGSLGTKQGSLAFSAATTSGKSPLAVMEVPIVRSDLPLSNVIYKSVINGETCEL from the coding sequence ATGCTAGATATCAGCCAAAAAGGCAGCGAGCGAGGACTGACGCTCATGGAGTCGTTAGCGGCAATTGTCATTTTTGGAATTGCCATTACTGCCATTACACCACCATTGATGATGGCGATGGCTGCTCGCGTTCGTGCTCACCGAGCTGAGCAAGCCTTACAAATTGCTCAAAGTGAAATTGACCGAGTCAGACTATTGATGGAAAAAGGCAATAGTGGTTTGCCCAGCGCTGAGTTTGTCGATCTCTTACCTCCAGCATCGGGTGCGGCCACATCAAATGAAGTGGCTGCCCCAACAGCAGTTGAAAGTGACTGTACCACTCTTGCCGATTCTACCAATACAGCTTGTGCTGTTGATATTGAAAATGATGGAACCGATGATTTTGTCATTCAAACGTTCCGTACTCATTCCTGTGAATCAGAAAATAGCCAAGGAGAAAGGATCCCACTAGGCTTTAGGATGGGTGTACGAGTTTACACAAAGAGTTCATTTGACGCCCATAGCGGTTCTCTAGGAACGAAACAAGGATCCTTGGCATTCTCAGCAGCAACTACATCTGGCAAATCTCCTCTAGCAGTTATGGAAGTACCGATCGTGAGAAGCGATTTACCTCTGTCAAATGTAATATACAAAAGCGTCATTAATGGAGAAACTTGTGAACTCTAA